A single Scleropages formosus chromosome 4, fSclFor1.1, whole genome shotgun sequence DNA region contains:
- the mlip gene encoding muscular LMNA-interacting protein isoform X6, translated as MAKDTRAALPGSDDQGLQKVPTEVSPARLLCFTFVPVVKQLPLKTQVNPRGDRGDPSSRPSKAVDPDVPRYPDINPNQAAGQKMTEDGFFKAEVVYIGDSDEGEAGGLWARQNVDDLSIQEETQAQFKIPADHITQSSPTTPPISLRTKTCFINMSPVPRPPALDIFSGSQSSAALSCRRVSPCGEVSSPSLSNRVCGEGERATPVLSPEVPSSEEGSPSLASSKESVLSKDWGRPESCSSTLQQFTSERSLVSPCPSVGSGVFSPTLLKVSRHSLASGSSLAQAIPSCFTSSDSLAPSPRPLSPSTGRPRRRPPPTRLSLLTAILRKGRLPLLSPSLQRPYSPCWPISPASLSSCKACSAASSLSSIASTLQGSSRPQSPSSAERPTKPPLTALEAFRPSCPPSHHTESTCPPHIQSTAPFAKLHQNKPVTAINHRVTSARSPPSSLDRTDPVKTTFSGLHNLPPPVPGPVRLPSFPRLSSPSPKSTSSGDRPRSFPLLTVTPAKEDKEAGPSIPVQNVSKESPPKEPSQSFRPTPPPRSSSLSPPLCLSTFTPRWSSPRPSSPSSVSDCLTPPAFSSSSPALWTRAPSPSLSLSSTASLSSEHRPSGRTVDREGKKRKPYKIKSSYKALAAIPTNTLLLEQQAIDESVENEELSQDNTDKKDILETHSEMCSPSQFRQQSEELYAAIDEVLENPMPMRRSQSAPIALMKCVDPEVSKFRYFPKSAGRETKYTKPGVIRPATVIPKLQIEEDAEEFHPNPFRQYLEEILEKKVKHEHQVPSLPIHEKEALHSQEVSSRQSEQPVKVSSSRGSPASRLPSQETLNQGGATAGPKITITKTDEGDAHSTKDEPLKHPHTLFHSTQLEAELQETHI; from the exons ATGGCGAAGGACACTCGTGCAGCTCTCCCGGGGAGCGATGACCAAGGCTTGCAGAAG GTTCCAACAGAAGTCTCCCCAGCCAGACTTCTGTGCTTTACGTTTGTGCCTGTCGTCAAACAGCTGCCCTTAAAGACTCAAGTTAACCCAAGAGGAGACCGCGGAGATCCTTCAAGCAGACCTAGCAAG GCGGTGGATCCTGACGTTCCCCGATATCCTGACATTAACCCCAATCAGGCAGCTGGACAGAAGATGACTGAGGATGGTTTTTTCAAAGCCGAGGTTGTGTACATTGGGGACTCCGATGAGGGTGAGGCTGGAGGTCTGTGGGCCAGGCAGAATGTGGATGACCTCTCCATCCAAGAGGAGACTCAGGCCCAG TTCAAAATACCCGCTGATCACATAACCCAGAGTTCGCCCACAACTCCTCCCATTTCCCTTCGCACAAAGACCTGCTTTATTAACATGAGCCCCGTTCCCAGGCCGCCTGCCTTGGACATCTTCTCTGGCAGCCAGAGCTCCGCTGCACTCTCTTGCCGGCGAGTCTCTCCTTGCGGAGAAGTCTCCTCACCTTCCCTTTCAAACAGGGTTTGTGGGGAGGGCGAGAGAGCGACCCCCGTGTTGTCCCCAGAGGTGCCCAGCTCGGAGGAAGGATCTCCATCGCTGGCTTCTTCTAAAGAGTCGGTGCTCTCCAAGGACTGGGGGAGACCGGAAAGCTGTTCGTCCACCCTGCAGCAGTTTACCTCCGAGCGCTCGCTGGTGTCACCGTGCCCCTCTGTTGGGTCTGGAGTCTTTTCCCCGACCTTGTTGAAGGTCTCACGACACAGCTTGGCTTCAGGATCCAGCTTGGCACAGGCGATCCCCAGCTGCTTCACGTCCAGCGACAGCCTGGCGCCTTCACCTCGGCCGCTCTCCCCCTCGACGGGGCGGCCTCGGCGCCGACCGCCACCCACCCGGCTCTCCCTACTGACAGCCATCCTGAGGAAGGGTCGCCTCCCGCTTCTGTCGCCGTCCCTGCAGAGGCCCtactccccctgctggcccatCAGCCCCGCCAGCCTGTCATCCTGCAAAGCTTGCTCTGCGGCCTCCAGCCTGAGCTCCATTGCCAGCACTCTGCAGGGCTCCTCCAGGCCCCAGTCACCGAGCTCAGCAGAAAGGCCTACTAAACCTCCCCTTACTGCACTGGAGGCTTTCAGACCAAGCTGTCCACCATCTCATCACACAGAGTCCACCTGTCCTCCCCATATTCAGTCGACGGCCCCTTTCGCCAAACTTCACCAGAACAAACCTGTGACAGCAATCAACCACAGGGTTACCTCTGCGAGATCTCCACCTTCGTCCCTGGATCGCACCGATCCTGTAAAAACAACCTTCTCTGGGCTGCATAATCTTCCGCCTCCTGTCCCTGGCCCAGTGCGTCTTCCCTCCTTCCCGAGActctcctccccttcccctAAATCCACATCCTCCGGGGACCGCCCTCGATCTTTCCCACTACTCACAGTGACACCGGCGAAGGAAGACAAAGAAGCTGGACCTTCGATTCCAGTACAAAATGTTAGCAAAGAATCCCCACCGAAGGAGCCGTCCCAGTCGTTCAGGCCAACCCCACCTCCAAGATCGagctctctctcccctcccctttgCTTGTCCACCTTCACCCCACGCTGGTCCTCCCCAAGGCCAAGCTCCCCCTCCTCCGTGTCAGACTGCCtgacccctccagccttctcctcttcctccccggCCCTCTGGACCCGTGCACCATCCCCCTCGCTGTCTCTGTCCTCCACAGCTTCTTTGAGCTCTGAGCACAGACCATCAGGGCGCACCGTGGACAGGGagggtaaaaaaagaaag CCATACAAGATAAAGTCAAGCTACAAAGCGCTGGCGGCCATTCCCACAAATACACTTCTTTTGGAACAGCAG GCAATAGACGAAAGTGTTGAAAATGAGGAGCTATCACAGGACAATACAGACAAGAAAGACATTCTGGAGACCCATAGTGAG ATGTGCTCACCGTCCCAATTCAGGCAGCAGTCGGAAGAGTTGTACGCGGCAATCGATGAAGTCTTAGAAAACCCAATGCCAATG CGCCGATCGCAATCTGCACCAATAGCCCTAATGAAATGTGTTGACCCTGAAGTGTCAAAG ttcagatATTTTCCAAAATCGGCAGGACGGGAAACAAAATAT ACCAAGCCGGGGGTCATTCGGCCTGCGACCGTTATTCCAAAATTACAAATAGAGGAGGATGCCGAAGAGTTTCATCCAAACCCTTTCAGACAATATTTGGaagaaattttggaaaaaaaggtaaaacatgaG CACCAGGTCCCCAGTCTGCCCATCCATGAAAAGGAAGCTCTGCACTCCCAGGAG GTTTCCAGCAGACAGTCGGAACAGCCAGTTAAAGTCTCGAGCAGCAGAGGGAGTCCGGCAAGCCGTTTACCCAGCCAGGAGACCCTGAACCAAGGAGGGGCCACAGCAGGACCTAAAATCACAATAACCAAAACTGATGAGGGTGATGCCCACTCTACAAAAGATGAACCCTTGaaacacccacacaccttatttcaTTCTACACAGTTGGAAGCAGAACTCCAAGAGACACACATTTAG
- the mlip gene encoding muscular LMNA-interacting protein isoform X2, with protein MAKDTRAALPGSDDQGLQKVPTEVSPARLLCFTFVPVVKQLPLKTQVNPRGDRGDPSSRPSKAVDPDVPRYPDINPNQAAGQKMTEDGFFKAEVVYIGDSDEGEAGGLWARQNVDDLSIQEETQAQFKIPADHITQSSPTTPPISLRTKTCFINMSPVPRPPALDIFSGSQSSAALSCRRVSPCGEVSSPSLSNRVCGEGERATPVLSPEVPSSEEGSPSLASSKESVLSKDWGRPESCSSTLQQFTSERSLVSPCPSVGSGVFSPTLLKVSRHSLASGSSLAQAIPSCFTSSDSLAPSPRPLSPSTGRPRRRPPPTRLSLLTAILRKGRLPLLSPSLQRPYSPCWPISPASLSSCKACSAASSLSSIASTLQGSSRPQSPSSAERPTKPPLTALEAFRPSCPPSHHTESTCPPHIQSTAPFAKLHQNKPVTAINHRVTSARSPPSSLDRTDPVKTTFSGLHNLPPPVPGPVRLPSFPRLSSPSPKSTSSGDRPRSFPLLTVTPAKEDKEAGPSIPVQNVSKESPPKEPSQSFRPTPPPRSSSLSPPLCLSTFTPRWSSPRPSSPSSVSDCLTPPAFSSSSPALWTRAPSPSLSLSSTASLSSEHRPSGRTVDREGKKRKPYKIKSSYKALAAIPTNTLLLEQQAIDESVENEELSQDNTDKKDILETHSEMCSPSQFRQQSEELYAAIDEVLENPMPMRRSQSAPIALMKCVDPEVSKFRYFPKSAGRETKYATLHLQQTGGYERNLTKPGVIRPATVIPKLQIEEDAEEFHPNPFRQYLEEILEKKVKHEHQVPSLPIHEKEALHSQEVSSRQSEQPVKVSSSRGSPASRLPSQETLNQGGATAGPKITITKTDEGDAHSTKDEPLKHPHTLFHSTQLEAELQETHI; from the exons ATGGCGAAGGACACTCGTGCAGCTCTCCCGGGGAGCGATGACCAAGGCTTGCAGAAG GTTCCAACAGAAGTCTCCCCAGCCAGACTTCTGTGCTTTACGTTTGTGCCTGTCGTCAAACAGCTGCCCTTAAAGACTCAAGTTAACCCAAGAGGAGACCGCGGAGATCCTTCAAGCAGACCTAGCAAG GCGGTGGATCCTGACGTTCCCCGATATCCTGACATTAACCCCAATCAGGCAGCTGGACAGAAGATGACTGAGGATGGTTTTTTCAAAGCCGAGGTTGTGTACATTGGGGACTCCGATGAGGGTGAGGCTGGAGGTCTGTGGGCCAGGCAGAATGTGGATGACCTCTCCATCCAAGAGGAGACTCAGGCCCAG TTCAAAATACCCGCTGATCACATAACCCAGAGTTCGCCCACAACTCCTCCCATTTCCCTTCGCACAAAGACCTGCTTTATTAACATGAGCCCCGTTCCCAGGCCGCCTGCCTTGGACATCTTCTCTGGCAGCCAGAGCTCCGCTGCACTCTCTTGCCGGCGAGTCTCTCCTTGCGGAGAAGTCTCCTCACCTTCCCTTTCAAACAGGGTTTGTGGGGAGGGCGAGAGAGCGACCCCCGTGTTGTCCCCAGAGGTGCCCAGCTCGGAGGAAGGATCTCCATCGCTGGCTTCTTCTAAAGAGTCGGTGCTCTCCAAGGACTGGGGGAGACCGGAAAGCTGTTCGTCCACCCTGCAGCAGTTTACCTCCGAGCGCTCGCTGGTGTCACCGTGCCCCTCTGTTGGGTCTGGAGTCTTTTCCCCGACCTTGTTGAAGGTCTCACGACACAGCTTGGCTTCAGGATCCAGCTTGGCACAGGCGATCCCCAGCTGCTTCACGTCCAGCGACAGCCTGGCGCCTTCACCTCGGCCGCTCTCCCCCTCGACGGGGCGGCCTCGGCGCCGACCGCCACCCACCCGGCTCTCCCTACTGACAGCCATCCTGAGGAAGGGTCGCCTCCCGCTTCTGTCGCCGTCCCTGCAGAGGCCCtactccccctgctggcccatCAGCCCCGCCAGCCTGTCATCCTGCAAAGCTTGCTCTGCGGCCTCCAGCCTGAGCTCCATTGCCAGCACTCTGCAGGGCTCCTCCAGGCCCCAGTCACCGAGCTCAGCAGAAAGGCCTACTAAACCTCCCCTTACTGCACTGGAGGCTTTCAGACCAAGCTGTCCACCATCTCATCACACAGAGTCCACCTGTCCTCCCCATATTCAGTCGACGGCCCCTTTCGCCAAACTTCACCAGAACAAACCTGTGACAGCAATCAACCACAGGGTTACCTCTGCGAGATCTCCACCTTCGTCCCTGGATCGCACCGATCCTGTAAAAACAACCTTCTCTGGGCTGCATAATCTTCCGCCTCCTGTCCCTGGCCCAGTGCGTCTTCCCTCCTTCCCGAGActctcctccccttcccctAAATCCACATCCTCCGGGGACCGCCCTCGATCTTTCCCACTACTCACAGTGACACCGGCGAAGGAAGACAAAGAAGCTGGACCTTCGATTCCAGTACAAAATGTTAGCAAAGAATCCCCACCGAAGGAGCCGTCCCAGTCGTTCAGGCCAACCCCACCTCCAAGATCGagctctctctcccctcccctttgCTTGTCCACCTTCACCCCACGCTGGTCCTCCCCAAGGCCAAGCTCCCCCTCCTCCGTGTCAGACTGCCtgacccctccagccttctcctcttcctccccggCCCTCTGGACCCGTGCACCATCCCCCTCGCTGTCTCTGTCCTCCACAGCTTCTTTGAGCTCTGAGCACAGACCATCAGGGCGCACCGTGGACAGGGagggtaaaaaaagaaag CCATACAAGATAAAGTCAAGCTACAAAGCGCTGGCGGCCATTCCCACAAATACACTTCTTTTGGAACAGCAG GCAATAGACGAAAGTGTTGAAAATGAGGAGCTATCACAGGACAATACAGACAAGAAAGACATTCTGGAGACCCATAGTGAG ATGTGCTCACCGTCCCAATTCAGGCAGCAGTCGGAAGAGTTGTACGCGGCAATCGATGAAGTCTTAGAAAACCCAATGCCAATG CGCCGATCGCAATCTGCACCAATAGCCCTAATGAAATGTGTTGACCCTGAAGTGTCAAAG ttcagatATTTTCCAAAATCGGCAGGACGGGAAACAAAATAT GCAACTTTACACCTGCAACAAACTGGAGGGTATGAGAGAAATCTG ACCAAGCCGGGGGTCATTCGGCCTGCGACCGTTATTCCAAAATTACAAATAGAGGAGGATGCCGAAGAGTTTCATCCAAACCCTTTCAGACAATATTTGGaagaaattttggaaaaaaaggtaaaacatgaG CACCAGGTCCCCAGTCTGCCCATCCATGAAAAGGAAGCTCTGCACTCCCAGGAG GTTTCCAGCAGACAGTCGGAACAGCCAGTTAAAGTCTCGAGCAGCAGAGGGAGTCCGGCAAGCCGTTTACCCAGCCAGGAGACCCTGAACCAAGGAGGGGCCACAGCAGGACCTAAAATCACAATAACCAAAACTGATGAGGGTGATGCCCACTCTACAAAAGATGAACCCTTGaaacacccacacaccttatttcaTTCTACACAGTTGGAAGCAGAACTCCAAGAGACACACATTTAG
- the mlip gene encoding muscular LMNA-interacting protein isoform X4, whose product MAKDTRAALPGSDDQGLQKVPTEVSPARLLCFTFVPVVKQLPLKTQVNPRGDRGDPSSRPSKAVDPDVPRYPDINPNQAAGQKMTEDGFFKAEVVYIGDSDEGEAGGLWARQNVDDLSIQEETQAQFKIPADHITQSSPTTPPISLRTKTCFINMSPVPRPPALDIFSGSQSSAALSCRRVSPCGEVSSPSLSNRVCGEGERATPVLSPEVPSSEEGSPSLASSKESVLSKDWGRPESCSSTLQQFTSERSLVSPCPSVGSGVFSPTLLKVSRHSLASGSSLAQAIPSCFTSSDSLAPSPRPLSPSTGRPRRRPPPTRLSLLTAILRKGRLPLLSPSLQRPYSPCWPISPASLSSCKACSAASSLSSIASTLQGSSRPQSPSSAERPTKPPLTALEAFRPSCPPSHHTESTCPPHIQSTAPFAKLHQNKPVTAINHRVTSARSPPSSLDRTDPVKTTFSGLHNLPPPVPGPVRLPSFPRLSSPSPKSTSSGDRPRSFPLLTVTPAKEDKEAGPSIPVQNVSKESPPKEPSQSFRPTPPPRSSSLSPPLCLSTFTPRWSSPRPSSPSSVSDCLTPPAFSSSSPALWTRAPSPSLSLSSTASLSSEHRPSGRTVDREGKKRKPYKIKSSYKALAAIPTNTLLLEQQAIDESVENEELSQDNTDKKDILETHSEMCSPSQFRQQSEELYAAIDEVLENPMPMRRSQSAPIALMKCVDPEVSKQFRYFPKSAGRETKYTKPGVIRPATVIPKLQIEEDAEEFHPNPFRQYLEEILEKKVKHEHQVPSLPIHEKEALHSQEVSSRQSEQPVKVSSSRGSPASRLPSQETLNQGGATAGPKITITKTDEGDAHSTKDEPLKHPHTLFHSTQLEAELQETHI is encoded by the exons ATGGCGAAGGACACTCGTGCAGCTCTCCCGGGGAGCGATGACCAAGGCTTGCAGAAG GTTCCAACAGAAGTCTCCCCAGCCAGACTTCTGTGCTTTACGTTTGTGCCTGTCGTCAAACAGCTGCCCTTAAAGACTCAAGTTAACCCAAGAGGAGACCGCGGAGATCCTTCAAGCAGACCTAGCAAG GCGGTGGATCCTGACGTTCCCCGATATCCTGACATTAACCCCAATCAGGCAGCTGGACAGAAGATGACTGAGGATGGTTTTTTCAAAGCCGAGGTTGTGTACATTGGGGACTCCGATGAGGGTGAGGCTGGAGGTCTGTGGGCCAGGCAGAATGTGGATGACCTCTCCATCCAAGAGGAGACTCAGGCCCAG TTCAAAATACCCGCTGATCACATAACCCAGAGTTCGCCCACAACTCCTCCCATTTCCCTTCGCACAAAGACCTGCTTTATTAACATGAGCCCCGTTCCCAGGCCGCCTGCCTTGGACATCTTCTCTGGCAGCCAGAGCTCCGCTGCACTCTCTTGCCGGCGAGTCTCTCCTTGCGGAGAAGTCTCCTCACCTTCCCTTTCAAACAGGGTTTGTGGGGAGGGCGAGAGAGCGACCCCCGTGTTGTCCCCAGAGGTGCCCAGCTCGGAGGAAGGATCTCCATCGCTGGCTTCTTCTAAAGAGTCGGTGCTCTCCAAGGACTGGGGGAGACCGGAAAGCTGTTCGTCCACCCTGCAGCAGTTTACCTCCGAGCGCTCGCTGGTGTCACCGTGCCCCTCTGTTGGGTCTGGAGTCTTTTCCCCGACCTTGTTGAAGGTCTCACGACACAGCTTGGCTTCAGGATCCAGCTTGGCACAGGCGATCCCCAGCTGCTTCACGTCCAGCGACAGCCTGGCGCCTTCACCTCGGCCGCTCTCCCCCTCGACGGGGCGGCCTCGGCGCCGACCGCCACCCACCCGGCTCTCCCTACTGACAGCCATCCTGAGGAAGGGTCGCCTCCCGCTTCTGTCGCCGTCCCTGCAGAGGCCCtactccccctgctggcccatCAGCCCCGCCAGCCTGTCATCCTGCAAAGCTTGCTCTGCGGCCTCCAGCCTGAGCTCCATTGCCAGCACTCTGCAGGGCTCCTCCAGGCCCCAGTCACCGAGCTCAGCAGAAAGGCCTACTAAACCTCCCCTTACTGCACTGGAGGCTTTCAGACCAAGCTGTCCACCATCTCATCACACAGAGTCCACCTGTCCTCCCCATATTCAGTCGACGGCCCCTTTCGCCAAACTTCACCAGAACAAACCTGTGACAGCAATCAACCACAGGGTTACCTCTGCGAGATCTCCACCTTCGTCCCTGGATCGCACCGATCCTGTAAAAACAACCTTCTCTGGGCTGCATAATCTTCCGCCTCCTGTCCCTGGCCCAGTGCGTCTTCCCTCCTTCCCGAGActctcctccccttcccctAAATCCACATCCTCCGGGGACCGCCCTCGATCTTTCCCACTACTCACAGTGACACCGGCGAAGGAAGACAAAGAAGCTGGACCTTCGATTCCAGTACAAAATGTTAGCAAAGAATCCCCACCGAAGGAGCCGTCCCAGTCGTTCAGGCCAACCCCACCTCCAAGATCGagctctctctcccctcccctttgCTTGTCCACCTTCACCCCACGCTGGTCCTCCCCAAGGCCAAGCTCCCCCTCCTCCGTGTCAGACTGCCtgacccctccagccttctcctcttcctccccggCCCTCTGGACCCGTGCACCATCCCCCTCGCTGTCTCTGTCCTCCACAGCTTCTTTGAGCTCTGAGCACAGACCATCAGGGCGCACCGTGGACAGGGagggtaaaaaaagaaag CCATACAAGATAAAGTCAAGCTACAAAGCGCTGGCGGCCATTCCCACAAATACACTTCTTTTGGAACAGCAG GCAATAGACGAAAGTGTTGAAAATGAGGAGCTATCACAGGACAATACAGACAAGAAAGACATTCTGGAGACCCATAGTGAG ATGTGCTCACCGTCCCAATTCAGGCAGCAGTCGGAAGAGTTGTACGCGGCAATCGATGAAGTCTTAGAAAACCCAATGCCAATG CGCCGATCGCAATCTGCACCAATAGCCCTAATGAAATGTGTTGACCCTGAAGTGTCAAAG cagttcagatATTTTCCAAAATCGGCAGGACGGGAAACAAAATAT ACCAAGCCGGGGGTCATTCGGCCTGCGACCGTTATTCCAAAATTACAAATAGAGGAGGATGCCGAAGAGTTTCATCCAAACCCTTTCAGACAATATTTGGaagaaattttggaaaaaaaggtaaaacatgaG CACCAGGTCCCCAGTCTGCCCATCCATGAAAAGGAAGCTCTGCACTCCCAGGAG GTTTCCAGCAGACAGTCGGAACAGCCAGTTAAAGTCTCGAGCAGCAGAGGGAGTCCGGCAAGCCGTTTACCCAGCCAGGAGACCCTGAACCAAGGAGGGGCCACAGCAGGACCTAAAATCACAATAACCAAAACTGATGAGGGTGATGCCCACTCTACAAAAGATGAACCCTTGaaacacccacacaccttatttcaTTCTACACAGTTGGAAGCAGAACTCCAAGAGACACACATTTAG
- the mlip gene encoding muscular LMNA-interacting protein isoform X5, with the protein MAKDTRAALPGSDDQGLQKVPTEVSPARLLCFTFVPVVKQLPLKTQVNPRGDRGDPSSRPSKAAGQKMTEDGFFKAEVVYIGDSDEGEAGGLWARQNVDDLSIQEETQAQFKIPADHITQSSPTTPPISLRTKTCFINMSPVPRPPALDIFSGSQSSAALSCRRVSPCGEVSSPSLSNRVCGEGERATPVLSPEVPSSEEGSPSLASSKESVLSKDWGRPESCSSTLQQFTSERSLVSPCPSVGSGVFSPTLLKVSRHSLASGSSLAQAIPSCFTSSDSLAPSPRPLSPSTGRPRRRPPPTRLSLLTAILRKGRLPLLSPSLQRPYSPCWPISPASLSSCKACSAASSLSSIASTLQGSSRPQSPSSAERPTKPPLTALEAFRPSCPPSHHTESTCPPHIQSTAPFAKLHQNKPVTAINHRVTSARSPPSSLDRTDPVKTTFSGLHNLPPPVPGPVRLPSFPRLSSPSPKSTSSGDRPRSFPLLTVTPAKEDKEAGPSIPVQNVSKESPPKEPSQSFRPTPPPRSSSLSPPLCLSTFTPRWSSPRPSSPSSVSDCLTPPAFSSSSPALWTRAPSPSLSLSSTASLSSEHRPSGRTVDREGKKRKPYKIKSSYKALAAIPTNTLLLEQQAIDESVENEELSQDNTDKKDILETHSEMCSPSQFRQQSEELYAAIDEVLENPMPMRRSQSAPIALMKCVDPEVSKQFRYFPKSAGRETKYATLHLQQTGGYERNLTKPGVIRPATVIPKLQIEEDAEEFHPNPFRQYLEEILEKKVKHEHQVPSLPIHEKEALHSQEVSSRQSEQPVKVSSSRGSPASRLPSQETLNQGGATAGPKITITKTDEGDAHSTKDEPLKHPHTLFHSTQLEAELQETHI; encoded by the exons ATGGCGAAGGACACTCGTGCAGCTCTCCCGGGGAGCGATGACCAAGGCTTGCAGAAG GTTCCAACAGAAGTCTCCCCAGCCAGACTTCTGTGCTTTACGTTTGTGCCTGTCGTCAAACAGCTGCCCTTAAAGACTCAAGTTAACCCAAGAGGAGACCGCGGAGATCCTTCAAGCAGACCTAGCAAG GCAGCTGGACAGAAGATGACTGAGGATGGTTTTTTCAAAGCCGAGGTTGTGTACATTGGGGACTCCGATGAGGGTGAGGCTGGAGGTCTGTGGGCCAGGCAGAATGTGGATGACCTCTCCATCCAAGAGGAGACTCAGGCCCAG TTCAAAATACCCGCTGATCACATAACCCAGAGTTCGCCCACAACTCCTCCCATTTCCCTTCGCACAAAGACCTGCTTTATTAACATGAGCCCCGTTCCCAGGCCGCCTGCCTTGGACATCTTCTCTGGCAGCCAGAGCTCCGCTGCACTCTCTTGCCGGCGAGTCTCTCCTTGCGGAGAAGTCTCCTCACCTTCCCTTTCAAACAGGGTTTGTGGGGAGGGCGAGAGAGCGACCCCCGTGTTGTCCCCAGAGGTGCCCAGCTCGGAGGAAGGATCTCCATCGCTGGCTTCTTCTAAAGAGTCGGTGCTCTCCAAGGACTGGGGGAGACCGGAAAGCTGTTCGTCCACCCTGCAGCAGTTTACCTCCGAGCGCTCGCTGGTGTCACCGTGCCCCTCTGTTGGGTCTGGAGTCTTTTCCCCGACCTTGTTGAAGGTCTCACGACACAGCTTGGCTTCAGGATCCAGCTTGGCACAGGCGATCCCCAGCTGCTTCACGTCCAGCGACAGCCTGGCGCCTTCACCTCGGCCGCTCTCCCCCTCGACGGGGCGGCCTCGGCGCCGACCGCCACCCACCCGGCTCTCCCTACTGACAGCCATCCTGAGGAAGGGTCGCCTCCCGCTTCTGTCGCCGTCCCTGCAGAGGCCCtactccccctgctggcccatCAGCCCCGCCAGCCTGTCATCCTGCAAAGCTTGCTCTGCGGCCTCCAGCCTGAGCTCCATTGCCAGCACTCTGCAGGGCTCCTCCAGGCCCCAGTCACCGAGCTCAGCAGAAAGGCCTACTAAACCTCCCCTTACTGCACTGGAGGCTTTCAGACCAAGCTGTCCACCATCTCATCACACAGAGTCCACCTGTCCTCCCCATATTCAGTCGACGGCCCCTTTCGCCAAACTTCACCAGAACAAACCTGTGACAGCAATCAACCACAGGGTTACCTCTGCGAGATCTCCACCTTCGTCCCTGGATCGCACCGATCCTGTAAAAACAACCTTCTCTGGGCTGCATAATCTTCCGCCTCCTGTCCCTGGCCCAGTGCGTCTTCCCTCCTTCCCGAGActctcctccccttcccctAAATCCACATCCTCCGGGGACCGCCCTCGATCTTTCCCACTACTCACAGTGACACCGGCGAAGGAAGACAAAGAAGCTGGACCTTCGATTCCAGTACAAAATGTTAGCAAAGAATCCCCACCGAAGGAGCCGTCCCAGTCGTTCAGGCCAACCCCACCTCCAAGATCGagctctctctcccctcccctttgCTTGTCCACCTTCACCCCACGCTGGTCCTCCCCAAGGCCAAGCTCCCCCTCCTCCGTGTCAGACTGCCtgacccctccagccttctcctcttcctccccggCCCTCTGGACCCGTGCACCATCCCCCTCGCTGTCTCTGTCCTCCACAGCTTCTTTGAGCTCTGAGCACAGACCATCAGGGCGCACCGTGGACAGGGagggtaaaaaaagaaag CCATACAAGATAAAGTCAAGCTACAAAGCGCTGGCGGCCATTCCCACAAATACACTTCTTTTGGAACAGCAG GCAATAGACGAAAGTGTTGAAAATGAGGAGCTATCACAGGACAATACAGACAAGAAAGACATTCTGGAGACCCATAGTGAG ATGTGCTCACCGTCCCAATTCAGGCAGCAGTCGGAAGAGTTGTACGCGGCAATCGATGAAGTCTTAGAAAACCCAATGCCAATG CGCCGATCGCAATCTGCACCAATAGCCCTAATGAAATGTGTTGACCCTGAAGTGTCAAAG cagttcagatATTTTCCAAAATCGGCAGGACGGGAAACAAAATAT GCAACTTTACACCTGCAACAAACTGGAGGGTATGAGAGAAATCTG ACCAAGCCGGGGGTCATTCGGCCTGCGACCGTTATTCCAAAATTACAAATAGAGGAGGATGCCGAAGAGTTTCATCCAAACCCTTTCAGACAATATTTGGaagaaattttggaaaaaaaggtaaaacatgaG CACCAGGTCCCCAGTCTGCCCATCCATGAAAAGGAAGCTCTGCACTCCCAGGAG GTTTCCAGCAGACAGTCGGAACAGCCAGTTAAAGTCTCGAGCAGCAGAGGGAGTCCGGCAAGCCGTTTACCCAGCCAGGAGACCCTGAACCAAGGAGGGGCCACAGCAGGACCTAAAATCACAATAACCAAAACTGATGAGGGTGATGCCCACTCTACAAAAGATGAACCCTTGaaacacccacacaccttatttcaTTCTACACAGTTGGAAGCAGAACTCCAAGAGACACACATTTAG